A stretch of Pristiophorus japonicus isolate sPriJap1 chromosome 10, sPriJap1.hap1, whole genome shotgun sequence DNA encodes these proteins:
- the LOC139275290 gene encoding 52 kDa repressor of the inhibitor of the protein kinase-like isoform X3, with product MPNFCAAPNCSRGSTNYPDLPFFRFPRDPGRCQKWVENCRRADLENRSAEQLHKQYRLCARHFEQSLICTNSPYRTVLKDNAVPTLFDLTSHLNKPEGKHRKHKRIKELSEEDLLRVKAPRTDGDVLRGLQCKQEAIHELGKIDLEGATESLEESILLEESSNLTPEEKGNKEFLKVLFETVLLLGRQNVPLGGSGTENLSNLCNTPDNIHALLEFRMNAGDEILRKRFETTAVNAVYCPKTLQKDLLDICEMCIREEVLREVRDSNFFSIVTDEVISVAGIDHVALLIRFVDESDYLRQEFVGFIPCEFDSEFLASRIHETLTEKWGLNMYYCRGQAYNGSGAMSYKKRVVVASILQQCPKALCTPCSSYPLNIWIAKSSLIFGINMVLSLMDNIVSFFSLSYQLQKVFDVGIDSIYQMNEEKAKELKKLFQINWYERHDTFEILADLYEVLVTCLDEISYDTCGRWNAEIATQASMLSSSMRDFEIVVSLMVLKNVLSYTRAFGKNLQGQASDTYFASSTLTAVLHSLNEMRDNMDVYHEFWLEEATNLSFKMGIELKLPWRCRRQPQSEELSEETPENYYKESITAPFLDHIILEIKDMFSEQQLKALKCLSLVPSVMAQLKYNTGEENMADLYRDDLPNPDTLSAELHCWKIKWKHRSRDVELPSTIFDTLRHPDIKFFPNVYTLLKIVSNLPIIKLETDKCEIGRRRLKAYLKATPVEERTSSLALIHINYDAKHDYDMMVDTYAKLYPEKMQLPHVTDSDTVDVNNHDASGVEINNLDAATRTVYQVDDDCMESAGHAGATGVVLQLPSAGGLLEVCQNMDKTVIEVTQLTEESSIELQQLPVGSAVIVTQHSAGPGVEMQHHPEGVEVGRQPVESSMELQHHHIEGRVVEVIHHPEVNGIELQHHSKLNGVQLQHHPEEEVIEVSQHPAVGAVVLQPPLEAGTVELQHHVQGVAVTLQHHLEGSSEGGVVELHHPETSAVELSHNPEESTMEVDQCPEAGAAELQQQPEPSTEELQYQEAGAEELQHQSVATEMQHHLGPAVVEMQHQPEPSEVEIEHQPEPSEVEIQHHPEPGEVEIQHHPEPGEVEIQHHPEPGEVEIQHHPEPGEVEIQHHPEPGEVEIQHHPEPGEVEIQHHPEPGEVEIQHHPEPGEVEIQHHPEPFTTEIQPEPSAMEIQQPIATAIHNHQEPGPMNLQSPPEASTPELPQALQSETVMDGCPATDLVGLEQRSDPSAMELDPRPGLSAVELEHCPEPSAAELENRPEAAAVEVDNASVCNPDVNGDGIKILEVKNSEESNSEMNISSCV from the exons GTGTCAGAAATGGGTGGAGAACTGCCGGAGAGCAGATCTGGAAAACCGTTCTGCTGAACAGCTTCACAAACAGTACAGACTATGTGCGAGACACTTCGAACAATCCCTGATATGCACAAAC AGCCCTTACAGAACAGTCCTCAAGGATAATGCAGTGCCGACCTTGTTCGACTTAACAAGTCATCTCAATAAACCTGAAGGCAAACATAGAAAACACAAGAGGATAAAAGAACTG AGTGAGGAAGATTTGCTGAGGGTGAAGGCACCAAGAA CCGACGGTGATGTCTTGAGAGGTCTGCAGTGCAAGCAGGAGGCCATCCATGAACTAGGCAAAATCGATTTGGAGGGAGCCACAGAAAGCCTCGAGGAATCCATCCTTTTGGAAGAATCTTCGAACTTGACGCCCGAAGAGAAAGGGAATAAAGAATTTCTCAAAGTTTTATTTGAAACTGTACTGCTGCTGGGGAGACAAAACGTTCCATTGGGAGGATCGGGCACTGAGAACCTGAGCAACCTGTGCAATACCCCCGATAACATTCACGCGCTGCTGGAGTTCAGGATGAACGCGGGCGATGAAATTCTCCGCAAGAGGTTCGAGACAACTGCCGTCAACGCTGTGTACTGCCCGAAGACCCTGCAGAAAGACCTGCTGGACATCTGCGAGATGTGCATACGGGAGGAGGTCCTGCGAGAAGTTCGTGACAGCAACTTCTTCTCCATCGTGACGGACGAAGTGATCAGCGTGGCGGGCATCGACCACGTGGCCCTGCTGATTCGCTTCGTGGACGAGTCCGACTATCTGCGGCAGGAGTTTGTGGGGTTCATACCCTGCGAGTTCGACAGCGAGTTCCTAGCCAGCCGGATCCACGAGACTCTGACGGAAAAGTGGGGCCTGAACATGTACTACTGTCGTGGGCAGGCGTATAACGGCTCGGGGGCAATGTCTTATAAAAAGCGCGTGGTCGTGGCTAGCATCTTACAGCAGTGCCCAAAGGCGCTGTGCACTCCTTGTTCCTCCTACCCCCTAAACATATGGATTGCCAAGTCCAGCCTGATCTTTGGTATAAACATGGTGCTGAGCTTGATGGACAACATTGTGTCGTTCTTTAGTCTGTCGTATCAGCTCCAAAAGGTTTTTGACGTCGGCATCGACAGCATCTACCAAATGAATGAGGAAAAGGCGAAAGAGCTGAAGAAGCTTTTTCAAATCAACTGGTATGAAAGGCACGACACGTTCGAGATCTTGGCCGACCTTTACGAAGTGCTGGTGACCTGCTTGGACGAGATCAGCTACGACACGTGCGGCCGGTGGAATGCTGAAATCGCGACCCAGGCCAGCATGCTGTCGTCCTCCATGCGAGATTTCGAAATCGTCGTCTCCCTCATGGTGTTGAAGAACGTCCTCTCCTACACCCGGGCCTTCGGCAAAAACCTCCAGGGTCAGGCGTCGGACACCTATTTCGCCTCGAGCACCTTGACGGCGGTCCTGCACTCGCTGAACGAAATGCGGGACAACATGGACGTCTACCACGAGTTCTGGTTGGAGGAAGCCACCAATTTGTCGTTCAAAATGGGGATTGAGCTGAAGCTGCCGTGGAGGTGCCGCCGGCAGCCTCAGAGCGAAGAGTTGTCCGAGGAGACTCCTGAAAACTACTACAAAGAATCGATAACCGCGCCGTTTCTGGACCACATCATTTTAGAAATCAAGGACATGTTCTCTGAGCAGCAGCTAAAGGCCCTCAAGTGCCTGTCGTTGGTGCCGTCGGTCATGGCACAGCTGAAGTACAACACCGGCGAGGAAAACATGGCCGACCTGTACAGAGACGATCTCCCGAACCCCGACACCCTCTCCGCCGAGCTTCACTGCTGGAAGATAAAGTGGAAGCACCGCAGCCGGGATGTCGAGCTGCCCAGCACCATCTTTGACACGCTGCGTCACCCCGATATCAAGTTCTTTCCGAATGTGTACACGCTGCTGAAAATCGTCTCCAACCTGCCCATCATCAAGCTGGAAACCGACAAGTGCGAGATTGGCCGGCGGCGGCTGAAGGCGTATTTGAAGGCCACGCCAGTCGAGGAGAGGACCAGCAGCCTGGCGTTGATCCACATCAATTACGACGCGAAGCACGACTACGACATGATGGTCGACACCTACGCCAAGCTGTACCCGGAGAAGATGCAGCTGCCCCACGTTACCGATTCGGACACCGTGGACGTGAACAATCACGACGCGAGCGGCGTGGAGATAAACAATTTGGACGCGGCGACTCGAACGGTGTACCAGGTCGACGACGACTGCATGGAGTCGGCGGGCCACGCGGGGGCTACTGGGGTGGTTTTGCAACTGCCTTCGGCCGGGGGCCTCTTGGAGGTCTGCCAGAATATGGACAAGACGGTGATCGAGGTGACCCAGCTGACCGAGGAGAGCTCCATCGAACTGCAGCAGCTCCCCGTGGGCAGCGCCGTGATTGTGACCCAGCACTCGGCGGGGCCCGGCGTGGAGATGCAGCACCATCCAGAGGGGGTGGAGGTCGGCCGGCAGCCTGTCGAAAGCAGCATGGAGCTGCAGCACCACCACATCGAAGGGCGGGTGGTGGAGGTGATCCACCATCCGGAGGTGAACGGCATCGAATTGCAGCACCACTCGAAGTTGAACGGGGTGCAGTTGCAGCACCACCCCGAAGAGGAGGTTATTGAGGTGAGCCAGCACCCTGCGGTGGGAGCGGTGGTGCTGCAGCCACCGTTGGAGGCCGGCACAGTGGAGTTGCAGCACCATGTGCAGGGGGTTGCTGTGACACTGCAGCATCATCTGGAGGGAAGTTCAGAGGGCGGCGTGGTGGAGTTGCACCATCCAGAGACCAGTGCTGTTGAATTGAGCCACAATCCAGAAGAGAGCACCATGGAGGTGGACCAGTGTCCAGAAGCCGGTGCCGCAGAGCTGCAGCAACAGCCTGAGCCCAGCACCGAGGAATTGCAATACCAGGAGGCTGGCGCGGAGGAGCTGCAGCACCAGTCTGTTGCTACTGAGATGCAGCACCATTTGGGGCCTGCTGTGGTGGAGATGCAGCATCAGCCAGAGCCCAGTGAGGTGGAGATTGAGCACCAGCCAGAGCCCAGTGAggtggagattcagcatcacccAGAGCCTGGCGAggtggagattcagcatcacccAGAGCCTGGCGAGGTGGAGATACAGCATCACCCAGAGCCTGGTGAggtggagattcagcatcacccAGAGCCTGGCGAggtggagattcagcatcacccAGAGCCTGGCGAGGTGGAGATACAGCATCACCCAGAGCCTGGCGAGGTGGAGATACAGCATCACCCAGAGCCTGGCGAGGTGGAGATACAGCATCACCCAGAGCCTGGCGAGGTGGAGATACAGCATCACCCAGAGCCTTTCACTACAGAGATACAGCCGGAACCCAGTGCCATGGAAATCCAGCAGCCCATCGCTACGGCGATACACAACCACCAGGAGCCTGGACCCATGAACTTGCAATCTCCCCCGGAAGCGAGCACGCCAGAGTTACCACAGGCCCTACAGTCCGAGACCGTGATGGACGGCTGTCCAGCGACCGACCTAGTGGGGCTAGAGCAGCGTTCGGACCCAAGTGCCATGGAATTGGATCCACGCCCGGGATTGAGCGCCGTGGAGCTGGAACATTGTCCCGAGCCCAGCGCAGCGGAGCTGGAGAACCGTCCAGAGGCAGCTGCCGTGGAAGTAGACAATGCCAGTGTGTGCAATCCCGATGTAAACGGTGACGGGATAAAAATTTTGGAAGTGAAAAATTCAGAAGAAAGCAATTCAGAAATGAACATTTCTAGT TGCGTTTAG